In Anaerobacillus isosaccharinicus, one genomic interval encodes:
- a CDS encoding GNAT family N-acetyltransferase: MEIFLVENNADQILREKIAQLMMGQMEAIGDSNSYSTLITAIDLALGEGSPAKMFAVEENDQIIGLAFFNIGISLDKGGNYIWLNDLYVHKDFRQKGIAKKLLLHTMFWAEQNNLKGIELETGVNNVATKRLYNSFGFHDIVSNRYGLDIN, from the coding sequence GTGGAGATTTTTTTAGTGGAAAATAATGCCGATCAAATATTAAGGGAGAAAATTGCACAATTGATGATGGGACAAATGGAAGCCATCGGTGATAGCAATTCTTATTCTACCCTTATTACTGCAATTGATTTAGCATTAGGGGAAGGATCACCTGCTAAAATGTTTGCCGTCGAAGAAAATGATCAAATTATCGGTCTTGCTTTTTTCAATATCGGAATTAGTTTAGATAAGGGCGGTAATTATATTTGGTTAAATGATCTATATGTGCATAAAGACTTTCGTCAAAAAGGAATCGCTAAAAAGCTTTTGTTACATACGATGTTTTGGGCTGAGCAAAACAATTTAAAAGGAATTGAACTGGAAACTGGAGTGAATAATGTTGCAACAAAACGTCTATACAACTCCTTTGGCTTTCACGACATTGTCTCTAATCGCTACGGACTAGACATAAACTAA
- the ctaG gene encoding cytochrome c oxidase assembly factor CtaG, translating to MIEQFFTSFTFRTIWTPELIFILLLISGLYFALTGPLRHRFQDSEEVATRKKVYFHLGLVAVYFGFGGPLYVLGHLMISMHMTSMAIVYLIAPPLLLLGIPHWFFQAIGKFSLIKAPFKILGTPLIGLILFNAMFSFYHLPFTFDRLMTNNGLHNIYQIGMLFAAFLMWWHITPVFPKIEGQLSELKKIGYMFASGVLFTPACVLVIFAGGALYATYTDVGTWAIAMSYCLPAGAEIPYELFSGQNAFALLTPYQDQQFGGAIMKVTQELVYGVAIGYTFKQWMKRDRKKVVIPNFDVLNPEIK from the coding sequence ATGATTGAACAATTTTTTACTTCGTTTACATTTCGGACGATTTGGACTCCGGAGTTAATTTTCATCTTACTATTAATAAGTGGATTATATTTTGCTCTAACAGGACCGCTAAGACACCGATTTCAAGATAGCGAAGAAGTAGCAACGAGAAAAAAAGTCTATTTTCATTTAGGATTAGTTGCAGTATACTTTGGTTTTGGTGGGCCACTTTATGTGTTAGGTCATCTTATGATTAGTATGCATATGACATCAATGGCAATCGTTTATTTAATTGCACCACCATTACTTTTATTAGGAATTCCCCATTGGTTTTTTCAAGCCATTGGTAAGTTTTCTTTAATAAAAGCCCCCTTTAAAATTTTAGGGACACCGTTAATAGGGTTAATATTATTTAATGCGATGTTTTCTTTTTATCATTTACCATTTACGTTTGATCGATTGATGACAAATAATGGACTTCATAATATATACCAAATTGGCATGTTGTTTGCAGCATTTTTAATGTGGTGGCATATTACACCAGTTTTTCCTAAGATAGAAGGACAACTCTCTGAGTTAAAAAAAATAGGTTATATGTTTGCTAGTGGTGTTTTATTTACTCCTGCCTGTGTTTTGGTTATTTTTGCAGGTGGAGCTCTTTACGCGACATACACGGATGTTGGAACATGGGCAATTGCAATGAGTTACTGTTTACCGGCTGGAGCAGAAATTCCTTATGAACTATTTTCAGGACAAAATGCATTTGCTTTATTAACGCCTTACCAAGACCAACAATTTGGTGGTGCAATTATGAAAGTAACACAGGAGCTAGTATACGGTGTAGCCATAGGTTATACGTTCAAGCAGTGGATGAAACGTGATCGAAAAAAAGTAGTTATTCCAAATTTTGATGTATTAAATCCAGAAATTAAATAA
- the moaD gene encoding molybdopterin converting factor subunit 1, translating into MIKVLFFAELEEIVGSRELTIEKEEMTVPKLKEFLKEQFPTLPVDRAMMAINEEYVEETDIVKANDIVAFIPPVSGG; encoded by the coding sequence ATGATAAAAGTATTATTTTTTGCGGAGTTAGAAGAAATTGTCGGCTCCCGTGAGCTAACAATTGAAAAAGAAGAGATGACTGTTCCAAAGCTAAAAGAGTTTTTAAAAGAACAGTTTCCAACCTTGCCAGTAGATAGAGCTATGATGGCAATTAACGAAGAATACGTCGAAGAAACAGACATAGTAAAAGCGAATGACATTGTTGCCTTTATTCCTCCAGTAAGCGGCGGATAA
- a CDS encoding Cof-type HAD-IIB family hydrolase, which translates to MMKQHLIAIDLDGTLLTDDKSISQKNKLAIEKARELGHIVCIATGRPYRASQMYYQELNLNTPIVNFNGAFVHHPMHKDFGYYHSPLELETAKTIIETCEAFQVKNIMVEIIDEFYLRYYDEVLIETFSMGESPVKFGNLHHILNEHPTSILIHPEDDHVKQLRELLKSAHAEVIDQRVWGAPWNVIEIVKAGLNKAVGLKKISDYYSIPKERIIAFGDEDNDLEMIEYAGIGVAMENAIPELKNISNKVTTTNENDGIAIFLEDYLNFKI; encoded by the coding sequence ATTATGAAACAACATCTAATCGCTATTGACCTTGATGGAACTTTATTAACAGACGATAAAAGTATTTCACAAAAAAACAAACTAGCCATTGAAAAAGCCCGAGAACTGGGACACATTGTTTGTATAGCTACTGGAAGACCTTATCGGGCAAGTCAAATGTATTATCAGGAATTAAATTTAAATACACCCATTGTAAACTTTAACGGGGCATTTGTTCACCACCCGATGCATAAAGATTTTGGTTATTATCATTCTCCATTAGAACTAGAAACAGCAAAAACGATTATTGAAACATGTGAAGCCTTTCAAGTAAAAAATATTATGGTAGAAATAATTGATGAATTTTACTTACGATACTACGATGAAGTATTAATTGAAACATTTAGCATGGGTGAATCTCCTGTGAAATTTGGAAATCTCCACCATATTTTAAATGAACATCCTACCTCCATTTTAATCCATCCTGAAGATGACCATGTCAAACAACTAAGAGAACTTTTAAAATCAGCACATGCCGAAGTCATTGATCAACGCGTCTGGGGTGCTCCTTGGAACGTTATTGAAATCGTCAAGGCAGGCTTAAATAAAGCCGTTGGATTAAAGAAAATCTCTGATTACTATTCAATTCCAAAAGAACGAATTATCGCCTTTGGCGATGAGGATAATGACCTTGAGATGATTGAATATGCTGGAATTGGAGTTGCCATGGAAAATGCTATCCCTGAATTAAAAAACATTTCTAACAAGGTAACAACTACAAACGAAAATGATGGAATAGCAATTTTTCTTGAGGATTATTTAAACTTCAAAATCTAA
- a CDS encoding IS110 family transposase has translation MNFKQNEKINQVTEKTLVVGMDIAKRTHFACFTDDRGRVLQKSFPVSQSHDGFEQFYQKILAALREHDKSEVIVGIEPTGHYWLNLAYFLEDLGISLVMTNPMHVKRSKELDDNLPTKHDRKDALVIARLVKDGRFSYPRILKDMEAELRAGSTFRSKLTEELGAVKNMMIRWLDRYFPEFTQVFPSFGKMALAVLECTPFPSDLHERQLEEVMTLYREVDGIKSPQKPKAMRLIEVAANSIGITEGRQMARYEITTLVQRYHQLEKKIDDITQQLVELVQTSVEYESLKTVPGLGDSTIVDLLAEIGSFSHYEDPRQLIKLAGLTLRENSSGQHKGQKRISKRGRRKLRALLFRVMMPMLRHNEAFRKLHEYYTNRSINPLRKKQSIVVLCGKLLKVLHGISTKHKAFDAQRMMRDIPSLVEAV, from the coding sequence ATGAATTTTAAACAAAACGAAAAAATAAATCAAGTCACTGAAAAGACACTCGTTGTTGGAATGGACATTGCGAAACGAACTCATTTCGCTTGTTTTACCGATGATCGTGGACGCGTGCTCCAAAAATCATTTCCTGTTTCTCAATCACATGATGGCTTTGAACAATTTTATCAGAAAATTTTAGCGGCACTAAGAGAACATGATAAATCGGAAGTCATCGTCGGTATTGAGCCTACAGGGCATTATTGGCTTAATCTAGCCTACTTTCTAGAGGATCTTGGTATTTCTCTTGTCATGACCAATCCGATGCATGTGAAACGATCAAAAGAGTTGGATGACAACCTTCCAACAAAGCATGATCGTAAAGATGCGTTAGTGATTGCCCGCTTGGTCAAAGATGGCCGTTTCAGCTACCCAAGAATATTAAAAGATATGGAAGCTGAGCTTCGTGCAGGTTCGACTTTTAGAAGTAAATTGACAGAGGAGTTGGGTGCTGTCAAAAATATGATGATTCGCTGGTTAGATCGTTATTTTCCTGAGTTTACACAAGTGTTTCCCTCGTTTGGGAAAATGGCGTTAGCAGTACTGGAATGTACACCATTTCCAAGTGATCTTCATGAGAGACAACTTGAAGAGGTAATGACTCTTTATCGAGAGGTTGATGGGATAAAATCTCCTCAGAAACCGAAAGCTATGCGCCTAATTGAAGTCGCTGCAAATTCAATTGGAATAACTGAAGGACGTCAGATGGCCCGTTATGAAATCACCACACTCGTTCAACGTTATCACCAATTAGAAAAAAAAATCGATGACATCACACAACAATTAGTAGAACTCGTACAAACTTCTGTAGAATACGAATCGCTCAAGACGGTTCCGGGTCTTGGAGACTCGACAATCGTTGACCTTCTAGCTGAAATCGGTAGCTTTTCACACTATGAAGATCCACGCCAACTTATCAAACTAGCGGGACTTACATTACGTGAAAATTCATCGGGGCAGCACAAAGGCCAAAAACGTATTTCTAAACGAGGAAGAAGGAAGTTACGAGCACTCCTATTTCGTGTCATGATGCCGATGCTCCGTCACAATGAAGCATTTCGTAAACTACATGAATATTACACGAATCGCTCGATCAATCCGTTACGTAAGAAGCAGTCAATTGTGGTCCTTTGCGGAAAACTACTAAAAGTTTTACATGGAATTAGTACAAAGCACAAAGCATTCGATGCACAGCGAATGATGAGGGATATCCCTAGTCTCGTAGAGGCTGTATAA
- a CDS encoding DUF2249 domain-containing protein, giving the protein MSGKIVELDVREDLKNKLEPFQKIMSAVKSLDKGDVFVLHSTIKPTPLLTIMKTKGYANEVEKKADDHFVTTFKKKKRSLLFWKKDVADERPPCPQQDSPIALDETIFYLDNRGLEPPQPMMRTLARLSSMKNGEVLTIRNDRLPAFLIEELNQLGYEYTPKEMEDGSVEVTIVKKEG; this is encoded by the coding sequence ATGTCAGGGAAAATTGTTGAATTAGATGTTAGAGAAGACTTAAAAAATAAGCTTGAACCCTTTCAAAAAATAATGAGTGCTGTTAAAAGTTTAGATAAAGGAGATGTTTTTGTCCTACACTCTACAATAAAACCTACACCTTTACTAACAATTATGAAGACAAAAGGATACGCTAACGAGGTTGAGAAAAAAGCTGACGATCATTTCGTCACGACTTTTAAAAAGAAGAAGCGTAGTTTATTATTTTGGAAAAAAGATGTTGCTGATGAGCGTCCTCCTTGCCCACAACAAGATAGCCCAATTGCACTTGATGAAACTATATTTTATCTAGATAACCGGGGATTAGAGCCACCTCAACCAATGATGCGTACATTAGCCCGTTTAAGTTCAATGAAAAATGGTGAAGTGTTAACAATTCGTAATGACCGCCTTCCTGCATTTTTAATTGAGGAATTAAATCAACTAGGCTATGAATATACACCAAAAGAAATGGAAGATGGTTCTGTTGAAGTCACAATTGTTAAGAAAGAAGGGTAA
- a CDS encoding FixH family protein, whose amino-acid sequence MKKYLLISMFFILLLAACGQNDDQKAEEVNFLDPIEVQLTNQTELMVNEDIVTQAFVSQNNTPVSDAEEVFFEIWQHGNPDTYRSVEALAKGEGLYEVIWSANEDGVYYVFYHVTANGMHRMEKHQFVIGDVDVERILATPDEKPKKHMH is encoded by the coding sequence ATGAAAAAATATTTGCTAATAAGTATGTTTTTTATTTTATTACTTGCAGCCTGTGGGCAAAATGATGATCAGAAAGCAGAAGAAGTAAATTTTCTTGATCCAATCGAAGTCCAACTAACGAATCAAACTGAACTAATGGTAAATGAGGATATCGTTACACAAGCGTTTGTCTCTCAAAATAACACCCCTGTTTCAGACGCCGAAGAAGTGTTCTTTGAAATTTGGCAACATGGAAATCCTGATACGTATCGTTCGGTGGAAGCTTTGGCTAAAGGTGAAGGCCTTTATGAAGTTATTTGGAGTGCTAATGAGGACGGCGTTTATTATGTTTTTTACCATGTAACAGCTAATGGAATGCACCGAATGGAAAAGCATCAATTTGTTATTGGTGATGTTGATGTTGAACGAATTTTAGCTACACCAGATGAAAAACCAAAAAAGCATATGCATTAA
- the mobB gene encoding molybdopterin-guanine dinucleotide biosynthesis protein B has product MSTNIIQVAGFSNSGKTTLVEKLVHAATKNAFRVGTIKHHGHGGELISLDEGKDSWKHRQAGAIVSAAVSRGMLQLNVARENSWEPEELLALYEYFPIDVVIIEGFKASPFPKVVIIKDPTEIGLLTKLDNIFCVISWFPLTSEMKNAKIPHFQLEDDGNYLDFLLQKLKGQDND; this is encoded by the coding sequence ATGTCCACAAATATTATTCAAGTGGCAGGCTTTAGTAATAGCGGCAAAACAACCTTAGTAGAAAAACTTGTTCATGCTGCTACGAAAAACGCTTTTCGGGTTGGAACGATCAAGCATCATGGTCATGGTGGTGAACTTATTTCTTTAGATGAAGGAAAAGACTCTTGGAAACATCGGCAAGCCGGAGCCATAGTTTCAGCTGCTGTTAGTCGAGGTATGCTTCAACTAAATGTTGCTAGAGAGAACTCATGGGAGCCAGAAGAACTTCTTGCCCTTTATGAATACTTCCCTATCGATGTTGTTATAATAGAAGGCTTTAAAGCCTCTCCATTTCCCAAAGTAGTGATTATTAAGGATCCGACAGAGATAGGACTATTAACAAAACTAGATAATATCTTTTGTGTTATCAGTTGGTTTCCTTTAACATCAGAGATGAAGAATGCTAAGATCCCTCATTTTCAATTGGAAGATGACGGGAACTATCTCGATTTCCTATTACAAAAGTTGAAAGGACAGGACAATGACTGA
- the glp gene encoding gephyrin-like molybdotransferase Glp — MSIDRKPIKVHEAIEAVLKFAKDGEVEYIPINESDNRFLKAAIKADHDIPPFDRSPLDGFAIRAEDTVTASQTNPIELEVIETVGAGGLAKKVPEKGQVIRIMTGAKMPEGTDAIVMFELTKEIERDGKTFIVIKRAFKSGNDISYRAEETRTGDVLVEAGRQVEPGVKALLATFGYSKVPVAKKPIVGVYATGTELLDVHEPLEPGKIRNSNSYMITSQIEKAGATAKYYGKLVDEFDRCYEAVASALEEVDVLITTGGVSVGDFDYLPAIYEKLGANVLFNKIGMRPGSVTTVAEYKGKLLFGLSGNPSACYVGFELLTRPWIQTYLGSKKPHLQLVQGILKADFPKPNPFVRFIRSKVTIEAGKIYAEPVGLDKSGVVTSLANSDALVVLPGGTRGFKKGDEVDILLLNGEGSTEILKK; from the coding sequence ATGTCCATAGATCGTAAACCAATTAAAGTCCATGAAGCTATTGAGGCAGTATTAAAATTTGCAAAAGATGGCGAAGTGGAATACATACCTATAAATGAAAGTGACAATCGATTTTTAAAGGCTGCAATTAAAGCTGATCATGATATTCCTCCTTTTGACCGTTCCCCATTAGATGGGTTTGCGATTCGTGCAGAAGATACGGTAACTGCCTCTCAAACTAATCCGATCGAACTTGAAGTTATTGAAACGGTTGGTGCTGGTGGTCTAGCTAAAAAAGTTCCCGAGAAGGGTCAAGTTATTCGAATTATGACTGGTGCGAAAATGCCAGAAGGAACTGATGCCATCGTTATGTTTGAATTAACGAAAGAAATTGAACGCGATGGCAAAACATTTATTGTGATAAAACGTGCATTTAAGTCTGGAAATGACATATCGTATCGTGCTGAAGAAACACGGACAGGAGATGTTCTTGTAGAAGCTGGACGTCAAGTAGAACCTGGTGTGAAAGCGCTTTTAGCTACTTTTGGTTATAGTAAAGTACCAGTCGCCAAAAAACCAATTGTGGGAGTATATGCTACAGGAACAGAACTTCTTGATGTTCATGAACCACTTGAACCAGGGAAAATTCGTAATAGTAATTCGTATATGATCACTTCCCAAATAGAAAAAGCAGGAGCAACAGCAAAGTATTATGGTAAATTAGTTGATGAATTTGACCGTTGTTATGAAGCGGTAGCCAGTGCCCTTGAAGAGGTAGATGTGTTAATTACTACTGGAGGAGTTTCGGTAGGCGATTTCGATTACTTACCTGCAATCTATGAAAAATTAGGGGCAAATGTCTTATTTAATAAGATTGGAATGAGACCCGGAAGCGTAACGACAGTTGCAGAATATAAAGGGAAATTGTTATTTGGATTATCTGGTAATCCATCTGCATGTTATGTAGGTTTTGAATTGCTAACTCGTCCTTGGATACAAACTTATTTAGGGTCGAAAAAGCCACATCTACAATTAGTTCAAGGTATTTTAAAAGCTGATTTTCCAAAGCCTAATCCGTTTGTCCGCTTTATTAGAAGCAAGGTAACGATTGAAGCAGGTAAGATTTATGCTGAACCTGTAGGCCTAGATAAATCCGGAGTAGTAACATCTTTAGCAAATTCAGATGCACTAGTGGTTTTACCAGGAGGAACTCGTGGCTTTAAAAAAGGCGATGAAGTTGACATCTTGTTACTCAATGGTGAAGGAAGTACGGAGATTCTAAAGAAATAG
- a CDS encoding molybdenum cofactor biosynthesis protein MoaE: MTEKLFLITNEVISIQEVVDKVVHPNAGAINTFIGTVRELTKGKKTIYLKYDAYASMAEKKLAQIGDEIQERWPNTLVAITHRIGRLDITDIAVVIAVSTPHRADSYDASRYAIERIKEIVPIWKKEHWEDGEEWIGDQLEKTPYPTGKPEEEHL, translated from the coding sequence ATGACTGAAAAATTATTTTTAATTACAAACGAAGTTATCTCTATACAAGAAGTTGTTGATAAAGTTGTACATCCAAATGCTGGTGCTATAAATACTTTTATTGGAACTGTACGTGAACTAACAAAAGGAAAGAAAACGATTTATTTAAAGTATGATGCCTATGCAAGCATGGCAGAAAAGAAATTAGCCCAAATCGGTGATGAAATCCAGGAACGTTGGCCAAACACGTTAGTAGCGATTACACATCGAATTGGCCGATTAGATATTACTGACATCGCAGTTGTTATTGCGGTATCAACTCCACATCGAGCTGATTCTTATGATGCTAGCAGATATGCCATTGAAAGAATTAAAGAAATTGTCCCAATTTGGAAAAAAGAACATTGGGAAGACGGAGAAGAGTGGATAGGTGACCAACTTGAAAAAACTCCTTATCCAACAGGGAAGCCAGAGGAGGAGCACTTATAA
- a CDS encoding metal-sulfur cluster assembly factor has translation MEYLLTKEEVYKALEKVLDPELGVDVVNLGLIYDALVNEDHSVYIKMTLTTPGCPLHDTLINGVKTAVQSLPTVKKVEVDLVWEPEWTPEKMSPKIRDMFM, from the coding sequence ATGGAATATCTATTAACTAAAGAAGAAGTTTATAAAGCACTAGAAAAGGTACTAGACCCTGAACTTGGTGTTGACGTTGTTAATCTCGGCTTAATTTACGATGCCCTAGTTAACGAGGATCATAGTGTTTATATTAAGATGACATTAACAACACCTGGTTGCCCCCTTCATGATACGTTAATCAATGGCGTTAAAACAGCAGTTCAATCTTTACCTACAGTAAAAAAAGTAGAAGTCGATTTAGTCTGGGAACCTGAATGGACTCCAGAGAAAATGAGCCCGAAGATAAGAGATATGTTTATGTAA
- the argC gene encoding N-acetyl-gamma-glutamyl-phosphate reductase — protein MRVAIIGATGYGGAELVRILHQHTAISEYTLYSSSQAEVAISDSYPHLTTISNQKLQSINIEEMSKNSDVVFMATPSGISGELTPSFLENGVKVIDLSGDFRFNDPDVYETWYKKASAPREVLEKAVYGLTELNREQIKNARLIANPGCYPTATVLGLFPLLKNVAVDLDTIIIDAKSGVSGAGRKANIGTSYCEINENFRIYKVNEHQHIPEIEQTLKLANSNLGPIKFNTHLVPMTRGIMATIYCKPLCKISEKTLRELYQHQYDNDRFVRVRKMGEYPATKEVYGSNYCDIGITFDERTGWITIVSVIDNLIKGAAGQAVQNLNVMLGIDEGTGLYGPPVFP, from the coding sequence ATGAGAGTAGCGATAATTGGAGCTACAGGCTACGGTGGAGCAGAATTAGTTCGTATTCTCCATCAGCATACCGCTATCAGTGAATATACACTTTATTCATCTTCGCAGGCCGAAGTTGCGATAAGTGATAGTTATCCACATTTAACTACCATATCAAATCAAAAATTACAATCTATTAATATAGAGGAAATGTCTAAGAATTCAGATGTTGTTTTCATGGCAACACCTTCAGGGATTTCTGGTGAGTTAACACCAAGCTTCCTTGAAAACGGTGTAAAAGTTATTGATTTATCTGGTGATTTTCGCTTTAACGATCCAGACGTATATGAAACATGGTATAAGAAAGCAAGTGCACCAAGAGAGGTATTAGAAAAAGCTGTTTACGGATTAACAGAATTAAATCGGGAGCAAATAAAAAATGCTAGATTAATCGCTAACCCTGGTTGTTATCCAACAGCAACTGTTCTAGGTTTATTTCCATTATTGAAAAATGTAGCTGTCGATTTAGATACAATTATTATCGATGCAAAGTCAGGTGTGTCAGGAGCTGGAAGGAAAGCAAATATCGGAACAAGTTATTGTGAGATTAACGAGAATTTTCGTATTTACAAAGTCAATGAACACCAACATATTCCTGAAATTGAGCAAACACTTAAACTAGCAAACAGTAATTTGGGACCAATCAAATTCAATACACATCTTGTTCCAATGACTAGGGGAATTATGGCAACAATTTATTGTAAGCCTCTTTGCAAAATTTCAGAAAAAACACTGAGAGAATTATACCAACATCAATATGATAACGATCGGTTTGTTCGTGTGCGGAAGATGGGCGAATATCCAGCGACTAAAGAGGTGTATGGATCAAACTACTGTGATATTGGGATTACGTTTGATGAGCGTACAGGATGGATTACGATTGTTTCAGTCATTGATAATTTAATCAAAGGTGCTGCTGGTCAGGCAGTTCAAAATTTAAACGTGATGCTAGGAATTGATGAAGGAACAGGTCTTTATGGACCACCGGTCTTTCCGTAA
- a CDS encoding SCO family protein produces MRLTKLMMYLGLLLILTSCGFLYGQPETKTRAVTDLTEADWQVADFQFTNQFGEPFGSEDLKGQYWIANMIFASCPTVCQTMTPNMITLQEEAKKAKIDVQFVSFTVDPDFDDPQGMRKYGEAYHADFSNYHFLTGYSLDEIKEFSRESFKSLIQEIPDSNDIMHSVNFFVVNGEGKVLRFYNGNTDFDAKAVIKDLKTIVR; encoded by the coding sequence ATGAGATTAACAAAATTAATGATGTATTTGGGTCTTCTTCTAATTTTAACGAGCTGTGGTTTCTTATATGGCCAACCAGAAACTAAAACTAGAGCAGTGACCGATTTAACAGAAGCTGATTGGCAAGTGGCCGATTTTCAGTTTACCAATCAATTTGGAGAGCCATTTGGATCAGAGGATTTAAAGGGACAATATTGGATAGCAAATATGATATTTGCTAGTTGTCCAACTGTTTGTCAAACAATGACTCCAAATATGATCACATTGCAAGAAGAAGCAAAAAAGGCTAAAATTGATGTTCAGTTTGTTTCCTTCACGGTTGATCCGGATTTTGATGATCCCCAAGGAATGAGGAAATATGGAGAAGCATATCATGCGGATTTTTCTAATTATCATTTTCTAACAGGATATTCGTTAGATGAGATTAAGGAATTTTCAAGAGAGTCATTTAAATCCCTTATACAAGAAATCCCAGATTCAAATGACATTATGCATAGCGTTAACTTCTTCGTAGTAAATGGGGAAGGTAAAGTTCTTCGATTTTATAATGGTAATACTGATTTTGATGCAAAAGCTGTAATTAAAGATTTAAAAACTATTGTTCGCTAG
- a CDS encoding DUF3813 domain-containing protein, which translates to MGNRLFQQARSRVEQAEMMVKGAITPEQLANASEEILKAKNDLSSAFANSTTAEKRQLSQLQEQIDQLDGDLPEFH; encoded by the coding sequence ATGGGAAATCGATTATTTCAACAAGCTAGGTCCCGCGTGGAGCAAGCAGAAATGATGGTAAAAGGCGCTATAACCCCTGAACAATTAGCTAACGCTTCAGAAGAAATATTGAAAGCAAAAAATGATCTTTCATCTGCTTTTGCAAATTCAACGACAGCAGAAAAAAGACAACTTTCACAACTACAAGAACAAATTGATCAATTAGACGGAGATCTTCCTGAATTTCATTAA